One genomic window of Deltaproteobacteria bacterium HGW-Deltaproteobacteria-6 includes the following:
- the flgI gene encoding flagellar biosynthesis protein FlgA (part of the basal body which consists of four rings L, P, S, and M mounted on a central rod; Bradyrhizobium has one thick flagellum and several thin flagella; the Bradyrhizobium protein in this cluster is associated with the thin flagella) — MKRQQLSISLLAMIIICVWTSVAFAARIKDISTIGGVRENQLIGYGVIVGLAGTGDDLAKNLYTAASLASIMNRQGISMKDKTAALKAVNIAAVMVTATLPPFVKNGSKIDVMVSSVGSAKSLQGGTLLMTPLRGADGEVYAVAQGAISLGGYSAGGAAGSVVKNHTRVGRIASGATVEKELAYDFDAKRVLMINLQQPDFTTATRMTSAINKALDFVEAKQLDAFSVSVKANASFAGSLSEMVYYIESLDVPVDAPAVVILNEKTGTVVMGENVRISTVAVAHGNLSIQIKEDMKVSQPLPFAPAPRAGGRALADRADAVRAQAGRPPVPASPGTTIAPGGQTVVTTQTTVGIAEEKRQLMLVPQTVTIFDVVRALNAIGVSPRDLITILQSIKAAGALQADIKII, encoded by the coding sequence ATGAAAAGACAACAGTTAAGCATCAGCCTCCTTGCAATGATTATCATTTGTGTCTGGACGAGTGTTGCGTTTGCCGCACGGATCAAGGATATATCGACCATCGGCGGCGTGCGTGAGAACCAACTGATCGGTTACGGCGTAATTGTGGGATTGGCCGGAACCGGTGACGACCTGGCAAAAAATCTATACACCGCCGCATCACTGGCCAGTATCATGAACCGTCAGGGGATTTCGATGAAAGACAAAACCGCCGCCCTGAAAGCCGTTAATATTGCCGCAGTCATGGTAACTGCGACATTACCTCCATTTGTCAAAAATGGTTCAAAGATTGATGTGATGGTTTCCTCCGTCGGGTCGGCGAAAAGTCTTCAGGGCGGAACGCTGTTAATGACACCATTGCGAGGCGCCGACGGCGAGGTTTATGCTGTTGCCCAGGGAGCGATATCACTGGGCGGATATTCTGCCGGCGGTGCGGCTGGCAGCGTAGTTAAAAATCACACAAGGGTAGGGAGAATCGCCAGCGGCGCGACCGTGGAAAAAGAACTCGCTTACGATTTTGATGCAAAACGGGTTTTAATGATCAATTTGCAGCAACCGGATTTTACCACGGCGACCCGCATGACATCCGCTATTAATAAAGCATTAGATTTTGTCGAAGCAAAGCAGCTGGATGCTTTTTCCGTCAGCGTGAAAGCCAATGCTTCTTTTGCCGGATCTTTATCTGAAATGGTCTATTATATTGAGTCGCTGGATGTTCCGGTTGATGCGCCTGCCGTAGTCATCCTCAATGAGAAAACAGGCACAGTCGTTATGGGTGAAAATGTGCGCATTTCCACCGTTGCGGTTGCTCACGGCAATTTGAGCATCCAGATCAAAGAGGACATGAAGGTCTCCCAACCGTTACCGTTTGCCCCCGCGCCGCGTGCGGGTGGTAGAGCTCTTGCCGACCGCGCTGACGCAGTTCGTGCCCAGGCCGGTCGTCCTCCAGTTCCTGCTTCCCCGGGAACAACGATTGCACCGGGAGGACAAACGGTTGTGACAACACAAACAACAGTGGGAATTGCGGAAGAGAAAAGACAATTAATGCTTGTCCCGCAAACTGTAACTATTTTTGATGTGGTCAGGGCTTTGAATGCGATTGGTGTTTCACCTCGCGATCTGATTACCATTCTGCAGTCGATTAAGGCGGCCGGAGCCCTTCAAGCCGATATCAAAATTATTTAA
- the flgM gene encoding flagellar biosynthesis anti-sigma factor FlgM, which yields MNVSDIKDVNAQVIQQYQRNENVTAAVDKQAGSAAVKPEETVDLSTMAKDIQQAKVEVSKVPDVREEKVREIKAQVDNGTYNVSGEQIANKMVGESIVDLFA from the coding sequence ATGAATGTTTCGGATATTAAAGATGTAAATGCTCAGGTGATCCAGCAATATCAACGCAATGAAAATGTTACAGCAGCAGTTGATAAGCAGGCTGGCTCTGCAGCAGTGAAACCGGAAGAAACAGTTGATCTGTCCACCATGGCAAAAGATATTCAGCAAGCAAAGGTTGAAGTGTCCAAGGTACCTGACGTGCGCGAAGAAAAAGTGCGGGAAATTAAGGCGCAGGTAGATAACGGCACATACAACGTGAGCGGAGAGCAGATTGCCAATAAGATGGTGGGAGAATCAATTGTTGATCTATTTGCGTAG
- the flgK gene encoding flagellar hook-associated protein FlgK has product MADISRVLYTAKEALLSNLTAINVTGANIANVNTPGYSRLRPMFESVGTKDASSAQEQIGVRIADVERIYDRFLESQIIAQQSSVENYTAQQDSLSSIEGILNENNGGGINDALSEFLNAWGNLSVEPSSISKRDTVVSTGQNLAYIFNQRAEDIENVQIAANDSIADTVSILNSDLQLIAEYNKSIVSAESAGTSASSIRDKRAELLKKISGMIDINYMEKSDGSLYISLPTNGKALVEGFKSWELQVKRNTGNNNLYDIVFKEDPSESINDQITGGKLAGLLEVRDNTIPSYLDQLNQTASSIINKVNEMHISGYDQDGNPGESFFISTAQAKYMQVSAQIVADTRKIAASATVNADGDNATAITAIQSDKMYASIEMGASSHTVTGQITNIGQTYKDSTTITLTRGLTSTASDWTVSNGGYSSMAILTADDRMVTLDLNNDAQADIRLNLTGTWSNGETITFKLTKSGNTTNIDGYFNAFIASVGQDVDNASQSLTSMTAILNQQTDQRDQLSGVSLDEEMMNLIKYQMAYGAAGRMTSTVNELMDILINLGR; this is encoded by the coding sequence ATGGCGGACATTAGTCGAGTTCTATATACGGCAAAAGAAGCTCTGTTGAGCAATCTGACGGCAATTAATGTGACCGGCGCTAATATTGCCAATGTTAATACGCCCGGTTATTCCAGACTTCGTCCGATGTTTGAATCAGTCGGAACAAAGGATGCTTCATCCGCACAGGAACAAATTGGTGTTCGCATTGCCGATGTTGAAAGAATATACGATCGCTTTCTTGAATCTCAAATTATCGCGCAGCAATCTTCAGTGGAAAACTATACCGCTCAACAGGATTCGCTGAGCAGCATTGAGGGTATCCTGAATGAAAATAACGGCGGCGGAATTAACGATGCATTGAGTGAATTTCTCAATGCCTGGGGTAATCTATCCGTTGAACCCTCCAGCATATCCAAAAGAGATACAGTTGTCTCAACAGGACAAAATCTGGCTTACATATTTAATCAACGGGCAGAAGATATTGAAAATGTTCAGATCGCGGCGAATGATAGTATCGCGGATACAGTATCCATCCTGAACAGTGACTTACAGCTAATAGCTGAATACAATAAGAGTATCGTCAGCGCTGAAAGCGCGGGAACAAGCGCCTCCTCAATCAGGGATAAAAGAGCAGAACTGTTAAAGAAGATCAGTGGTATGATTGATATCAATTATATGGAAAAGAGTGATGGGTCATTATACATCTCCCTCCCGACTAACGGAAAAGCACTGGTTGAAGGTTTTAAGAGTTGGGAATTGCAGGTAAAGAGAAATACGGGAAATAATAATTTGTATGATATTGTTTTTAAAGAAGATCCGTCTGAGTCGATCAACGATCAAATTACGGGAGGAAAACTTGCCGGTTTGTTGGAAGTTAGAGACAATACTATTCCATCTTATCTGGATCAACTTAATCAAACAGCTTCGAGTATTATCAATAAAGTCAATGAAATGCATATATCCGGCTATGATCAGGACGGCAATCCGGGAGAATCATTTTTTATATCAACTGCACAAGCAAAATATATGCAGGTAAGCGCTCAAATAGTTGCTGATACAAGAAAAATTGCCGCCTCGGCAACAGTTAATGCCGACGGTGACAACGCCACCGCTATAACCGCTATCCAAAGCGATAAGATGTATGCCTCAATCGAGATGGGCGCATCATCTCATACGGTAACCGGACAGATTACCAACATCGGCCAGACTTATAAAGATTCAACTACTATAACATTGACACGGGGACTGACTTCAACAGCGTCAGATTGGACCGTAAGCAATGGCGGATATTCATCAATGGCCATATTGACAGCTGATGATAGAATGGTGACGCTGGATTTGAATAACGATGCTCAAGCTGACATCAGATTAAACCTTACGGGCACCTGGAGCAATGGTGAAACCATTACATTCAAACTGACGAAAAGCGGCAATACAACGAATATTGACGGTTACTTTAACGCCTTTATTGCAAGTGTGGGACAGGATGTTGATAATGCGTCGCAATCTCTTACAAGCATGACAGCCATTCTCAATCAGCAAACTGATCAGAGGGACCAACTCTCCGGTGTGTCTCTGGATGAAGAAATGATGAATTTGATCAAATACCAAATGGCCTACGGCGCTGCGGGTAGAATGACTTCAACGGTCAACGAGTTGATGGACATATTAATTAATCTGGGACGCTAG